The Bradyrhizobium sp. CCBAU 051011 DNA segment TTGGTCGGAATGTTTCGCATGGAATTGGCACTATCGCAGACCAAATTGGCCGGTACAACTGTCAACGACCGCACTCAATTGGATGGGGACTGCCGTGACCGACGCCGTGACCGCCGACGCGTATCCGTTATCGCCGCGAAACCAGGTGAAGCGGCGCCACGATCGCGGCTTCTACGACCATGCCACGGTCCATCGCCTGCTCGACGCCTCGATGCTGTGCCACGTCTCCTATGTGATCGACGGCCAGCCCTATTGCACGCCGACGTTCTTCTGGCGCGAGGGCAGCAAACTGTACTGGCACGGCAGCAGCGCCAGCCGCATGCTGCGCAACCAGTCGGAGGGCGAGCGGGTCTGTCTTACGGTCGCACATCTCGACAGCCTGGTGCTGGCCCGCTGCGGCTTCAACCATTCGGCGGACTACCGCGCCGTGATGGCGTTCGGCACGGCATACCTCGTCACCGATCCGATCGAGAAGGAACGCGCACTGGTCGCCATGGTCGACCGCTTCTTTCCTGACCGCACCGCGAGCTTGCGACAAAGCACGGTGCAGGAGATCAAGGCGACATCGGTCATCGCGATGGAGATCGAGCAGGCGTCCGCCAAGATCAGGTCGAAGGG contains these protein-coding regions:
- a CDS encoding pyridoxamine 5'-phosphate oxidase family protein translates to MGTAVTDAVTADAYPLSPRNQVKRRHDRGFYDHATVHRLLDASMLCHVSYVIDGQPYCTPTFFWREGSKLYWHGSSASRMLRNQSEGERVCLTVAHLDSLVLARCGFNHSADYRAVMAFGTAYLVTDPIEKERALVAMVDRFFPDRTASLRQSTVQEIKATSVIAMEIEQASAKIRSKGVADDDEDYELPIYAERIPVRTVLGRPEPCPRLLDGVERPASLRGYSEGRLLEDALRDAHFAHYAGG